GGATTTCGGCTTCACCTGTTATGACGATATAAGCGGCCTCGTGGTGACGCCGCTGCGCAGGGACTACATGCTGGCCGCGGTGCCGCTCGACCACCCGCTCGCAAAAAAAGAGAGCGTGACGCTTGAGGAGATCGCGCGCGAGCCGTTCATTCTTCTTGACGAGGGGGAGTGGAGCGCGGCGATGGAGGCCTTTCGCGCAAAGGGGCTTGCGCCGGACATCCAGTACACCGTCTGCGACGACTACACGGTCATCACGATGGTGGAGCAGGGGCTTGGCGTCTCAATGCTCTACGAGGCGGTGCTCTCTGCCGGCGGCCCGCATCTGAAAACGCTGCGCGTAACGGAGCCTCCAACGCGGACGACGGCGCTTGCCTGCCGCAACAAAAGAACGCTCTCCGTGGCGGCAAAGCGTTTTGTAGATTTTGTGCTCGATAATTTCAA
The window above is part of the Cloacibacillus sp. genome. Proteins encoded here:
- a CDS encoding LysR family transcriptional regulator; the encoded protein is MNRYEVFVKVIECGSFTRAASELGYTQSAVSQMVHTLEEELSSVLVLREKGGAALSQDGAQYMPYITSICSACRELRVKRDEMQGLMDGSIRIGTFTSVSRSWLPRLMNEFKRRYPYVHFELQQGDYREIERWTAEGAVDFGFTCYDDISGLVVTPLRRDYMLAAVPLDHPLAKKESVTLEEIAREPFILLDEGEWSAAMEAFRAKGLAPDIQYTVCDDYTVITMVEQGLGVSMLYEAVLSAGGPHLKTLRVTEPPTRTTALACRNKRTLSVAAKRFVDFVLDNFKRQGA